One genomic region from Nitrososphaerota archaeon encodes:
- a CDS encoding DUF996 domain-containing protein, with the protein MSKLGEAKTLGGIGSILQLIPFLDLVGYILVLLAVHEISEELHDKSIFDNMLYAVITGIIGVAVGLGALIFGIFTSIFTLGVTAILGVLAFLVIIWLALIISSIFIRRSFDAIATRLNEPSFRTAGLLYFVGALTTILFFIGLIIIFVALIFQIVAFFSIKETMVPAQAGQATPMAPAQPTLGTKFCPNCGTQMPTSSAFCPKCGTKQL; encoded by the coding sequence TTGTCCAAGCTCGGGGAAGCGAAGACGTTGGGGGGCATCGGCTCGATACTCCAGCTGATTCCATTCCTCGACCTCGTGGGCTACATCCTCGTCCTGCTCGCCGTCCACGAAATCTCGGAGGAGCTCCACGACAAGTCCATATTCGACAACATGCTTTACGCGGTGATAACCGGAATCATAGGCGTCGCCGTTGGCCTCGGAGCGCTAATCTTCGGCATATTCACTTCCATATTCACTCTGGGGGTCACAGCGATTCTCGGGGTCCTTGCTTTCCTGGTGATAATCTGGCTAGCCCTGATCATCTCGTCGATCTTCATCAGGCGCTCCTTCGACGCGATCGCAACCCGGCTAAACGAACCCAGCTTCAGGACAGCCGGCCTCTTGTACTTCGTGGGAGCGCTTACAACCATTCTGTTCTTCATCGGCCTGATAATCATATTCGTCGCCCTGATCTTCCAGATAGTCGCTTTCTTCTCCATCAAGGAAACGATGGTCCCCGCCCAGGCCGGACAGGCCACGCCGATGGCGCCGGCCCAGCCAACTCTGGGGACGAAGTTCTGTCCCAACTGCGGCACGCAGATGCCCACGTCCAGCGCCTTCTGTCCGAAGTGCGGCACGAAACAGCTCTGA
- a CDS encoding CBS domain-containing protein yields MTKWECYRCGQTFEGEVTPDECPNCHYSLTFWLEASEPMVATVRNFVKTDPLTIDANESVLKAAQMMREKGAGNIIVLIAGEPKGILTERDVLNRIAADDLMPSSIPVRKIMTSPIISVTADTPLSEAVKIMAKNKIRTLFVTEGGKILGLLNMRSIVGDQFRVAKNLES; encoded by the coding sequence ATGACCAAGTGGGAATGCTATCGCTGCGGGCAGACCTTCGAAGGCGAGGTGACCCCCGACGAGTGCCCCAACTGCCACTATTCACTGACGTTCTGGCTGGAGGCCTCGGAGCCCATGGTGGCGACGGTAAGGAACTTCGTCAAGACTGACCCCCTCACCATCGACGCGAACGAATCGGTCCTGAAAGCTGCGCAGATGATGAGAGAGAAGGGAGCTGGAAACATCATCGTGCTCATCGCTGGGGAGCCCAAGGGCATCCTGACGGAGCGGGACGTCCTCAACAGGATAGCAGCCGACGACCTCATGCCGTCAAGTATACCTGTAAGAAAGATAATGACTTCACCGATAATCTCTGTAACCGCCGACACCCCACTGTCGGAAGCCGTGAAGATCATGGCGAAGAACAAGATCAGGACCCTCTTCGTCACCGAAGGCGGGAAGATCTTGGGGCTGCTCAACATGAGGTCCATCGTGGGGGACCAGTTCCGAGTGGCAAAGAACCTGGAATCGTGA
- a CDS encoding S1C family serine protease yields the protein MTSTEGMQLLQSFSNAVAELAENVSPSVVNVNAGRRGGTGIVWGPDGHILTASHVIGRSDGATVTLADGRELEAKIVGRDHYTDVALLKVEASGLTPIQTGSGKELRVGQFVLALANAFGKKPSATSGIVTSHNRSMRGWWGVVIEDAVVSDAKLNPGYSGGPLVDASGKMVGMNLAYFSGRGVAASIDALRETVAILSKDGRIKKGFLGVVVEPIELPADIAGRADVGQEEGLLVRAVDVQSPAKAAGVTMGDIILRLGDAKATDEYELHKSLSGDLVGKTVSLWVLRAEKPTELHIVPREAEA from the coding sequence ATGACAAGCACAGAGGGGATGCAGCTGCTGCAGTCTTTTTCAAACGCTGTGGCGGAGCTGGCCGAGAACGTTTCTCCTTCGGTGGTGAACGTCAACGCGGGACGGAGGGGAGGGACCGGGATAGTATGGGGTCCTGACGGGCACATCCTGACAGCGAGCCATGTGATTGGAAGGTCGGACGGGGCGACAGTCACGCTCGCGGACGGCAGAGAGCTCGAAGCGAAGATCGTTGGGAGAGACCACTACACCGATGTCGCACTCCTGAAGGTCGAAGCGAGCGGACTGACTCCGATTCAGACTGGCAGTGGGAAGGAGCTGAGGGTCGGCCAGTTCGTCCTCGCGTTGGCCAATGCTTTCGGGAAGAAGCCGTCGGCGACGTCAGGAATCGTCACCAGCCACAACCGGAGCATGAGGGGATGGTGGGGAGTGGTCATAGAGGACGCCGTGGTCTCCGACGCGAAGCTCAACCCCGGCTACTCGGGAGGGCCCCTGGTGGACGCTTCTGGGAAGATGGTCGGCATGAACCTGGCCTACTTCTCTGGAAGGGGCGTGGCAGCATCAATCGACGCCCTTAGGGAGACTGTCGCGATACTCTCGAAGGACGGCAGGATCAAGAAGGGGTTCCTGGGCGTCGTCGTCGAACCTATCGAGCTCCCCGCCGACATCGCAGGCAGGGCTGACGTGGGCCAGGAAGAGGGACTTCTGGTCAGGGCGGTCGACGTCCAATCGCCAGCAAAGGCGGCCGGCGTGACCATGGGGGACATCATCCTGCGGTTGGGAGACGCGAAGGCCACGGATGAGTACGAGCTCCACAAGTCCCTTTCGGGG
- a CDS encoding winged helix-turn-helix domain-containing protein encodes MRAFKYIRDPKAFEAIADPTRRKIIYLLRAKEQTVSQLADSLGKTHQAIYHQIGKLLAVDLVEVAKEERVGHFIEAYYRATAEVFEFQHGATSKRESERDLKEGLDVLAKAGIQIRVDQALLDSLMKVESRANEVGVKPELEERISDVQDVGFMAKQHAYKFAQLATMTDRQFDEMIEAERALRKLISSNLVKTKA; translated from the coding sequence ATGAGGGCGTTCAAGTACATCCGTGACCCGAAAGCCTTCGAGGCGATCGCCGACCCTACCCGCAGGAAGATAATCTATCTCCTACGGGCGAAGGAGCAGACCGTGAGCCAGCTCGCCGACTCCCTTGGAAAGACCCACCAGGCGATCTACCACCAGATCGGGAAGCTGTTGGCCGTCGACCTTGTGGAGGTGGCGAAAGAGGAGCGCGTCGGCCACTTCATCGAGGCATACTACAGGGCTACGGCAGAGGTCTTCGAGTTCCAGCACGGCGCAACGAGCAAGAGGGAATCTGAACGCGACCTGAAGGAGGGGCTCGACGTGCTCGCGAAGGCCGGCATCCAAATCAGGGTTGACCAGGCGCTGCTGGACAGCCTAATGAAGGTCGAGTCGCGCGCCAACGAAGTCGGGGTGAAGCCCGAGCTCGAGGAGAGGATCTCCGACGTCCAGGACGTAGGCTTCATGGCAAAGCAGCACGCATACAAGTTCGCCCAGCTCGCGACCATGACCGACAGGCAGTTCGACGAAATGATAGAGGCCGAAAGAGCTCTTCGGAAGCTGATCAGCTCCAACCTAGTGAAGACGAAAGCCTGA
- a CDS encoding DUF192 domain-containing protein, with the protein MNLKTPHAILGIALIAVVAAYLAYAAFSPPAPVTLPVPSRFLVNGRTFAITYTATTPAERQAGLMNRAVTNTTAMLFVFPSAGVYRFWMYDTNASLDMIWISVSGQSGQVTYLYTDAQPCFSQLTCPTFGPNSQADYVIEAQAGFAKSNGIQIGATIQFMTFTLVPVS; encoded by the coding sequence TTGAACCTCAAGACTCCTCACGCCATACTGGGGATTGCCCTGATTGCGGTCGTCGCGGCATATCTTGCCTACGCGGCATTCAGCCCGCCGGCGCCGGTGACCCTGCCAGTTCCCTCCCGGTTCCTCGTGAACGGCAGGACCTTCGCCATCACCTACACGGCAACCACGCCCGCCGAGCGACAGGCAGGCCTGATGAACCGGGCGGTGACAAATACAACCGCAATGCTCTTCGTCTTCCCCTCAGCCGGGGTGTACAGGTTCTGGATGTACGACACCAACGCGAGCCTTGACATGATCTGGATAAGCGTCTCAGGCCAGTCGGGCCAGGTGACTTACCTTTACACCGACGCCCAACCATGCTTCAGTCAGCTGACCTGCCCCACCTTCGGTCCGAATTCACAGGCGGACTACGTAATCGAGGCGCAAGCCGGCTTTGCGAAGTCCAACGGGATTCAAATCGGAGCCACAATCCAGTTCATGACCTTCACCCTCGTCCCGGTGAGCTGA